One segment of Toxotes jaculatrix isolate fToxJac2 chromosome 8, fToxJac2.pri, whole genome shotgun sequence DNA contains the following:
- the LOC121185501 gene encoding CD209 antigen-like protein A has protein sequence MNTNTQQGTVTFKKPNASLSAEEVEEADYVNAAVCTVDNKPVTLDKKSPSFTQSVPTIAVSWVVLLVIVSLHIYFTSVISENNNKLNEENRNLTSRNQELETQNQELEKERNNLTEKIQNIQTEWNELNVTRAQWSIDAYCPKESNVRQCKACQKGWLEEQSSCYAINDPPSAGQRNWEGALEDCRGKISDLAVVDNEQEKKYISDNSWGSSGDSGYWIGLRAEDGRWKWVDGRNLTESSWIQQPADNGQCVISVYNEGWKSVSCSDRNRWICEKAALSV, from the exons atgaacacaaacacacagcaggggaCTGTTACCTTCAAAAAGCCAAATGCTTCTTTATCTGCAG AGGAAGTTGAAGAAGCTGACTATGTTAATGCAGCAGTATGCACTGTGGACAACAAACCAGTCACCTTAG ATAAGAAgtctccctccttcactcagTCTGTTCCAACAATAGCAGTGAGTTGGGTTGTACTGCTTGTAATTGTGAGTCTTCATATCTACT TTACCTCTGtcatttctgaaaacaacaacaagctgaatGAAGAAAACCGTAACCTGACATCACGAAACCAGGAACTAGAGACTCAaaaccaggagctggagaaagagaggaacaacttaacagaaaaaatacaaaacattcagaCAGAGTGGAACGAGCTCAACGTCACTCGAGCTCAGTGGAGCATTGATGCCTACTGCCCCAAAGAAAGTAACG TAAGACAGTGTAAAGCTTGTCAGAAGGGATGGCTGGAAGAACAGTCCAGCTGCTATGCCATTAATGACCCTCCATCTGCAGGTCAGAGAAACTGGGAAGGAGCTCTAGAAGACTGCAGAGGAAAGATTTCAGATTTGGCTGTTGTAGATAATGAACAGGAGAAG AAATACATCAGTGATAACAGTTGGGGCAGTTCAGGAGACAGTGGATACTGGATCGGCCTGAGAGCTGAAGATGGGAGATGGAAGTGGGTGGATGGACGTAATCTGACTGAAAG CTCCTGGATACAACAACCTGCTGACAACGGTCAATGTGTAATTTCAGTCTATAACGAAGGATGGAAATCAGTGAGCTGTAGTGACAGAAACCGATGGATCTGTGAAAAGGCAGCTTTATCTGtttaa